Proteins encoded by one window of Glycine soja cultivar W05 chromosome 15, ASM419377v2, whole genome shotgun sequence:
- the LOC114386703 gene encoding uclacyanin 1-like: protein MKMGKGMIFIVALVAICLGGKWVEAQVHHVVGADRGWDQTSDLVSWAAGRVFRVGDQIWLTYSVTQGLVAELKSKEEYEACDVSNPIKMYTEGLHTIPLESEGMRYFVSSEPENCKNGLKLHIEVLPKADERIIESSTLTDEAVAPTTPSGSARYGHNTMLMLTVILFVVIGLAY, encoded by the exons atgaaaatgggtAAAGGGATGATTTTTATTGTTGCTCTGGTGGCCATTTGCCTTGGTGGGAAATGGGTGGAAGCGCAGGTGCACCATGTGGTCGGAGCAGACCGTGGTTGGGATCAAACCTCAGACCTCGTTTCCTGGGCTGCAGGCAGGGTCTTCAGGGTTGGAGACCAAATTT GGCTTACCTACTCCGTGACTCAGGGATTAGTCGCAGAGCTGAAAAGCAAAGAGGAATATGAGGCATGTGATGTGAGCAACCCCATCAAGATGTACACAGAGGGTTTGCATACTATCCCACTTGAGAGTGAAGGAATGAGGTATTTTGTGAGCAGTGAACCAGAGAATTGCAAAAATGGTCTCAAGCTACATATTGAGGTTCTGCCCAAGGCTGATGAACGCATCATAGAGTCTTCTACCCTAACAGATGAGGCTGTGGCGCCCACCACTCCTTCTGGTTCAGCACGTTATGGGCACAACACTATGTTAATGCTCACGGTTATATTGTTTGTCGTCATAGGCCTTGCTTACTGA
- the LOC114386702 gene encoding transcription initiation factor IIF subunit alpha-like isoform X2 translates to MSTDLQLKSSCSGCGSTTDLYGSNCKHMTLCLSCGKTMAEKRAKCFDCGATLTRLIREYNVRASSTNDKNYFIGRFINGLPDFSKKKSAENKWSLQKDGLHGRQITDTLREKYKNKPWLLEDETGQSQFQGHLEGSQSATYYLLMKERKEFVAIPAGSWYNFNKVAQYKQLTLEEAEEKMKNRKKTADGYQRWMMKAANNGPAAFGEHGKFDDKESNTGGVRIRKKTGEDDEGHVSDKGEEDEEEESERKSRLGLNKRAGDDDEEGPRGGDHDLDDDDVEKGDDWEHEEIFTDDDEAVGNDPEEREDLAPEVPAPPEIKQDEEEEDEDNEEGGGLSKSGKELKKLLGKASGLNESDAEDDDDDDDDVEDDVGVPPAIATKQKDALKEEPVDNSPSKPTATGPARGTPSSKSSKGKRKLNEEAKPSNTAPPKKVKVENEPKVSTKDGNGSASKNSAPPKGTPPLSSKAGSSTTTSGPVSEEEIRAVLRQKTPVTTQDLVAKFKARLRCSEDKQAFAEILKRISKIQKTTSGASYVILRDK, encoded by the exons ATGTCGACGGACCTGCAATTGAAGTCGAGTTGTAGCGGATGCGGATCAACGACGGATCTCTACGGAAGCAATTGCAAGCACATGACTCTGTGCTTGAGCTGCGGCAAAACCATGGCGGAGAAACGCGCCAAATGCTTCGATTGTGGGGCCACCCTCACTCGCCTCATTCGA GAATATAATGTTCGTGCAAGTTCTACCAATGATAAGAATTACTTCATTGGAAGGTTCATAAACGGTTTGCCTGATTTTTCGAAGAAGAAAAGTGCTGAGAACAAGTGGTCTCTGCAGAAGGATGGACTGCACGGACGCCAAATTACTGATACTCTGCGG GAGAAGTACAAGAACAAGCCTTGGCTCTTGGAGGACGAAACGGGTCAGTCCCAGTTCCAGGGTCATCTAGAAGGTTCCCAATCGGCTACATATTACCTGCTAATGAAGGAAAGGAAGGAGTTTGTTGCCATTCCTGCTGGTTCTTG GTACAACTTTAACAAGGTAGCTCAATATAAGCAATTGACATTGGAGGAAgcagaagagaagatgaagaataGAAAGAAAACTGCAGATGGATATCAAAGATGGATGATGAAAGCAGCAAATAATGGCCCAGCTGCATTTGGTGAACATGGGAAATTTGATGACAAGGAAAGCAACACAGGTGGAGTGAGAATCCGTAAAAAAACTGGTGAGGATGATGAAGGTCATGTCTCTGATAAGGGAGAGGAGGATGAAGAGGAGGAATCAGAAAGGAAGAGTAGACTTGGACTAAATAAAAGAGctggtgatgatgatgaagaaggtCCAAGGGGAGGGGACCATGATCTAGATGACGACGATGTTGAGAAGG GTGATGATTGGGAGCATGAAGAGATTTTCACTGATGATGATGAAGCTGTTGGCAATGATCCCGAGGAAAGGGAGGATTTGGCTCCTGAAGTTCCTGCTCCTCCTGAAATCAAGCAG GATGAggaagaagaggatgaagatAATGAAGAGGGGGGAGGTCTGAGTAAATCTGGGAAAGAACTGAAGAAGCTGCTTGGAAAAGCTAGTGGTCTGAATGAATCTGATGCAGAGGATGACGATGATGATGACGATGAT GTGGAGGATGATGTTGGTGTTCCTCCTGCCATTGCTACGAAGCAAAAGGATGCTCTTAAGGAAGAACCCGTTGACAACAGCCCTTCAAAGCCAACAGCAACAGGACCTGCTCGTGGAACACCTTCTTCAAAGTCTTCAAAGGGgaagagaaaattaaatgaagaagcAAAGCCATCTAATACTGCACCTCCAAAGAAGGTGAAGGTAGAAAAT GAACCAAAAGTGTCCACCAAAGATGGAAATGGGTCTGCATCTAAAAATAGTGCACCTCCAAAAGGTACACCTCCATTGTCATCAAAGGCCGGGTCTTCCACAACCACTTCTGGACCTGTGAGTGAGGAAGAAATTAGGGCTGTTTTAAGGCAGAAGACTCCGGTGACCACTCAGGATCTTGTAGCTAAATTTAAGGCAAGACTAAGATGTTCAGAG GATAAGCAAGCATTTGCTGAGATCCTTAAGAGAATCTCTAAGATACAGAAGACTACAAGTGGAGCCAGTTATGTTATCCTGAGAGATAAGTGA
- the LOC114386702 gene encoding transcription initiation factor IIF subunit alpha-like isoform X1, whose amino-acid sequence MSTDLQLKSSCSGCGSTTDLYGSNCKHMTLCLSCGKTMAEKRAKCFDCGATLTRLIREYNVRASSTNDKNYFIGRFINGLPDFSKKKSAENKWSLQKDGLHGRQITDTLREKYKNKPWLLEDETGQSQFQGHLEGSQSATYYLLMKERKEFVAIPAGSWYNFNKVAQYKQLTLEEAEEKMKNRKKTADGYQRWMMKAANNGPAAFGEHGKFDDKESNTGGVRIRKKTGEDDEGHVSDKGEEDEEEESERKSRLGLNKRAGDDDEEGPRGGDHDLDDDDVEKGDDWEHEEIFTDDDEAVGNDPEEREDLAPEVPAPPEIKQDEEEEDEDNEEGGGLSKSGKELKKLLGKASGLNESDAEDDDDDDDDVEDDVGVPPAIATKQKDALKEEPVDNSPSKPTATGPARGTPSSKSSKGKRKLNEEAKPSNTAPPKKVKVENEPKVSTKDGNGSASKNSAPPKGTPPLSSKAGSSTTTSGPVSEEEIRAVLRQKTPVTTQDLVAKFKARLRCSEQFSGDPFGLMAKLHLCFFATCRISKHLLRSLRESLRYRRLQVEPVMLS is encoded by the exons ATGTCGACGGACCTGCAATTGAAGTCGAGTTGTAGCGGATGCGGATCAACGACGGATCTCTACGGAAGCAATTGCAAGCACATGACTCTGTGCTTGAGCTGCGGCAAAACCATGGCGGAGAAACGCGCCAAATGCTTCGATTGTGGGGCCACCCTCACTCGCCTCATTCGA GAATATAATGTTCGTGCAAGTTCTACCAATGATAAGAATTACTTCATTGGAAGGTTCATAAACGGTTTGCCTGATTTTTCGAAGAAGAAAAGTGCTGAGAACAAGTGGTCTCTGCAGAAGGATGGACTGCACGGACGCCAAATTACTGATACTCTGCGG GAGAAGTACAAGAACAAGCCTTGGCTCTTGGAGGACGAAACGGGTCAGTCCCAGTTCCAGGGTCATCTAGAAGGTTCCCAATCGGCTACATATTACCTGCTAATGAAGGAAAGGAAGGAGTTTGTTGCCATTCCTGCTGGTTCTTG GTACAACTTTAACAAGGTAGCTCAATATAAGCAATTGACATTGGAGGAAgcagaagagaagatgaagaataGAAAGAAAACTGCAGATGGATATCAAAGATGGATGATGAAAGCAGCAAATAATGGCCCAGCTGCATTTGGTGAACATGGGAAATTTGATGACAAGGAAAGCAACACAGGTGGAGTGAGAATCCGTAAAAAAACTGGTGAGGATGATGAAGGTCATGTCTCTGATAAGGGAGAGGAGGATGAAGAGGAGGAATCAGAAAGGAAGAGTAGACTTGGACTAAATAAAAGAGctggtgatgatgatgaagaaggtCCAAGGGGAGGGGACCATGATCTAGATGACGACGATGTTGAGAAGG GTGATGATTGGGAGCATGAAGAGATTTTCACTGATGATGATGAAGCTGTTGGCAATGATCCCGAGGAAAGGGAGGATTTGGCTCCTGAAGTTCCTGCTCCTCCTGAAATCAAGCAG GATGAggaagaagaggatgaagatAATGAAGAGGGGGGAGGTCTGAGTAAATCTGGGAAAGAACTGAAGAAGCTGCTTGGAAAAGCTAGTGGTCTGAATGAATCTGATGCAGAGGATGACGATGATGATGACGATGAT GTGGAGGATGATGTTGGTGTTCCTCCTGCCATTGCTACGAAGCAAAAGGATGCTCTTAAGGAAGAACCCGTTGACAACAGCCCTTCAAAGCCAACAGCAACAGGACCTGCTCGTGGAACACCTTCTTCAAAGTCTTCAAAGGGgaagagaaaattaaatgaagaagcAAAGCCATCTAATACTGCACCTCCAAAGAAGGTGAAGGTAGAAAAT GAACCAAAAGTGTCCACCAAAGATGGAAATGGGTCTGCATCTAAAAATAGTGCACCTCCAAAAGGTACACCTCCATTGTCATCAAAGGCCGGGTCTTCCACAACCACTTCTGGACCTGTGAGTGAGGAAGAAATTAGGGCTGTTTTAAGGCAGAAGACTCCGGTGACCACTCAGGATCTTGTAGCTAAATTTAAGGCAAGACTAAGATGTTCAGAG cAATTTTCGGGTGATCCATTTGGATTGATGGCTAAACTGCATCTGTGCTTCTTTGCCACATGCAGGATAAGCAAGCATTTGCTGAGATCCTTAAGAGAATCTCTAAGATACAGAAGACTACAAGTGGAGCCAGTTATGTTATCCTGA
- the LOC114386806 gene encoding fumarylacetoacetase-like, protein MAVLQSFVSVHPDSHFPIQNLPYGVFKPQSASPPRPGVAIGDFVLDLSEISSAGLFDGPLLKNSDCFLQPNLNKFVSLGRPAWKEARATLQKLLSATEPTLRDNVVLRQKSLLPVSTVELLLPVVVGDYTDFFTSLHHTKNCGLIFRGPQTPVLDNWYRLPVAYHGRASSVVISGTDIVRPRGQAHPIGSSTPYFGPSLKLDFELEMATIVGPGNELGKPVDINNAEDHIFGLVVMNDWSARDIQAWEYIPLGPFLGKSFGTTISPWIVTLEALEPFACEAPKQDPPPLPYLTEKVSRIYDISLEAHIKPAGHEDSGVVSRTNLKHLYWTLTQQLAHHTINGCNLRPGDLLGTGTVSGPEPESRACLLELTWNGQNAVPVNGLNKKFLEDGDEVILTGYCKGNGYTIGFGTCSGKIVPAAP, encoded by the exons ATGGCTGTGCTTCAATCTTTCGTTTCGGTCCACCCAGATTCTCACTTCCCCATACAGAACCTCCCCTACGGAGTGTTCAAGCCCCAATCCGCTTCTCCTCCTCGTCCCGGCGTCGCCATCGGAGACTTCGTCCTCGACCTCTCCGAAATCTCTTCCGCTGGTCTCTTCGACGGCCCTCTCCTCAAAAACTCCGATTGCTTCCTCCAG CCTAATCTAAATAAGTTTGTATCACTGGGAAGGCCAGCTTGGAAGGAAGCTCGTGCCACTCTTCAAAAGCTTTTATCAG CAACTGAGCCAACCTTGAGGGACAACGTGGTTTTGAGGCAGAAATCACTACTGCCTGTG AGTACTGTGGAGTTGCTTCTCCCTGTTGTTGTTGGGGACTATACCGATTTCTTTACGTCTCTGCATCACACTAAAAATTGTGGGCTCATTTTTCGTGGGCCACAGACTCCTGTTCTAGATAATTG GTATCGCCTGCCTGTTGCCTACCATGGACGAGCATCTTCTGTTGTTATTTCCGGAACAGATATTGTTCGGCCAAG AGGTCAAGCTCATCCAATTGGCAGCTCTACTCCCTACTTTGGCCCTTCATTAAAGCTAGACTTTGAGTTGGAAATG GCTACTATTGTTGGACCTGGAAATGAATTGGGAAAACCTGTTGATATTAACAATGCTGAAGATCACATCTTTGGACTTGTTGTAATGAACGATTGGAGTG CTCGAGATATTCAGGCATGGGAATATATTCCTCTTGGTCCTTTTCTTGGCAAGAGTTTTG gaacaacaatatcaccttGGATTGTGACCTTGGAAGCATTAGAACCTTTTGCTTGCGAAGCCCCAAAACAG GATCCTCCTCCACTTCCATACTTGACTGAAAAAGTATCCAGAATCTATGATATTTCCCTAGAG GCTCACATAAAACCTGCGGGGCATGAAGATTCAGGTGTGGTGTCACGGACTAATCTAAAGCACTT ATATTGGACATTGACCCAACAACTTGCTCACCATACAATCAACGGTTGCAACCTTAGGCCAGGCGATCTCCTCGGAACTGGGACAGTTAGTGGTCCT GAGCCGGAGTCCCGGGCATGCTTGCTAGAATTAACGTGGAATGGACAAAACGCGGTACCAGTGAATGGGTTAAATAAGAAATTTCTTGAAGATGGAGATGAAGTTATCTTAACTGGATATTGCAAG GGAAATGGTTACACTATTGGGTTTGGTACCTGCTCGGGCAAGATTGTTCCCGCAGCTCCCTGA
- the LOC114386807 gene encoding BAG family molecular chaperone regulator 5, mitochondrial-like, with protein MKPSSTTVTYPYHHGHTPQQPTNSPSSAAVSIQSAYRAHRIRVLYRKIAAIDAEADRLQRLIQRQDTVDAVRANHLEKLRMNEALMALLLRLDSVPGIDPTVRDTRRKVTRRIVGLQEILDSVSEAQIDESSWWPMKNWDEVLADMEESICLENGGDEMERFCAQNLGFRCLQRFLREP; from the coding sequence ATGAAACCCTCTTCCACCACCGTCACATACCCCTACCACCATGGCCACACTCCACAACAACCAACCAATTCCCCGTCCAGCGCCGCCGTTTCCATCCAATCCGCCTACCGCGCCCACCGCATCCGCGTCCTCTACCGGAAAATCGCCGCCATCGATGCCGAAGCCGATCGGCTGCAGCGCCTGATCCAGCGGCAGGACACGGTGGACGCCGTGCGCGCCAACCACCTCGAGAAACTGCGAATGAACGAGGCGCTCATGGCCCTGCTGCTGAGGCTGGACTCCGTGCCCGGAATTGATCCAACGGTCAGGGACACTCGGAGGAAAGTCACCCGTCGGATCGTGGGCCTCCAGGAGATACTGGACTCTGTCTCCGAGGCCCAAATCGATGAGTCCAGTTGGTGGCCCATGAAGAATTGGGACGAAGTCTTGGCCGACATGGAAGAAAGTATTTGTCTGGAGAACGGTGGCGATGAAATGGAACGGTTTTGCGCTCAGAATCTCGGATTTCGCTGCCTACAAAGGTTTCTTCGTGAACCCTGA